A window of Candidatus Atribacteria bacterium contains these coding sequences:
- a CDS encoding HD domain-containing protein, giving the protein MSSIVPTREEAYQLLTEYNRSDSLIKHALAVEGVMRYFGRKRGEDEEKWGIIGLVHDLDYEQFPEEHCHKSEEILKEKGWPEEYIRAVVSHGWGLCSEVEPETELEKVLYAIDELTGLVVTTALVRPSRSIMDVKVKSVKKKWKDKRFAAGVDRSIVEKGAQMLGMELTDLIADTISGMQEVAEEIGLKGV; this is encoded by the coding sequence ATGAGTTCAATAGTCCCAACCAGGGAAGAAGCTTATCAGTTGCTCACCGAATACAACAGAAGTGATAGTCTGATAAAGCATGCCTTAGCCGTAGAAGGAGTTATGCGCTATTTTGGCCGCAAGCGGGGAGAAGATGAAGAAAAATGGGGGATTATTGGTCTGGTTCATGACCTTGATTATGAGCAGTTTCCCGAAGAGCATTGCCATAAAAGCGAGGAAATATTAAAGGAAAAAGGCTGGCCTGAGGAGTACATTCGAGCCGTAGTGAGTCATGGCTGGGGACTCTGTTCAGAAGTTGAGCCAGAGACAGAATTGGAAAAAGTTTTATATGCCATAGATGAGCTTACCGGACTGGTAGTAACGACGGCTTTGGTTCGACCATCTCGAAGTATTATGGATGTAAAAGTAAAATCAGTGAAGAAAAAATGGAAAGATAAAAGATTTGCTGCCGGAGTAGATAGATCTATTGTCGAAAAAGGTGCACAGATGTTAGGAATGGAACTGACAGATCTTATTGCTGATACTATATCCGGAATGCAGGAAGTAGCTGAAGA